In a genomic window of Meriones unguiculatus strain TT.TT164.6M chromosome 8, Bangor_MerUng_6.1, whole genome shotgun sequence:
- the Zswim2 gene encoding E3 ubiquitin-protein ligase ZSWIM2: protein MLRGGGKASERRRHRSESLQRQQDQALGSSIYLLRQIGPTGFLLREEEPEKGDFRVLLGNPHECNCPTFLKSGDLCKHICWVLLKKFKLPRNHESAFQLGLVEGEINDLLRGVHQIQTPQRAAGDGNAHVDEGGCLKQKDIGAGDICPICQEELLEKKLPVTFCRFGCGNNVHIKCMKILASYQEKASEGSLLKCPLCREEFAPLKVILEEFKNSNKLLTPSEKERLDKHLGTPCNNCKQLPIEGTCYRCTECVEYHLCQECFSSRCHPSHPFMFREKRNQRWRSVEKISDAVKYLDVKNEGEANRPHFQEKQDQFYTPKHAVKSLPLLLITKNSKLLAPGYQCRLCLKSFCPGQYTRLLPCTHKFHRKCIDDWLFYKDNSCPIDRQVIYNPLIWKGTAADNAHSSKQQEPNLFIPGTGLVLKQNRTGILPTIPQCSSKILTTPQNPSDCYQNLTIDDLCSVKLDNSDSKKLGYGSKGSHHFPTYFQDPATGSFGQTPSQTFLPSLSHKSMTCLTGSPHTCDRHRTSQSQKTTRGSEHMKYSARKCLGTKARKERRSSSFPAEDLNFTINWGMTNLTLSNRHNNSRRRVRRKWSRPPRLAAYPPLQTQTAAVSLIMEGIQL, encoded by the exons ATGCTCCGCGGAGGCGGTAAAGCCTCGGAGAGGCGCCGACACAGGAGCGAGAGCCTCCAGCGGCAGCAGGACCAAGCGCTGGGCAGCAGCATCTACCTCCTGCGGCAGATAGGCCCCACCGGCTTCCTGCTGCGGGAGGAGGAGCCGGAGAAGGGGGATTTCCGC GTTTTGCTGGGAAACCCCCATGAATGCAACTGCCCCACATTTCTGAAGAGCGGGGACCTGTGTAAGCACATTTGCTG GGTCTTGTTGAAAAAATTCAAGCTTCCAAGGAATCATGAAT CTGCTTTCCAGTTGGGCCTTGTGGAAGGAGAAATAAATGACTTGCTTCGTGGCGTGCATCAGATCCAAACCCCCCAGCGTGCAGCGGGCGATGGGAATGCACACGTGGACGAAGGCGGCTGTCTCAAGCAGAAGGACATTGGCGCAGGGGACATCTGCCCCATCTGTCAGGAGGAGCTGCTGGAGAAGAAGCTCCCTGTCACCTTCTGCAG ATTTGGCTGCGGCAACAACGTTCACATAAAATGCATGAAGATCTTAGCGAGCTACCAGGAGAAGGCATCGGAAGGCTCACTGCTGAAATGCCCGCTCTGCAGGGAAGAGTTTGCGCCGTTAAAAGTCATCTTGGAGGAATTCAAGAACTCCAACAAACTTCTGACTCCGTCTGAGAAAGAACGCCTAGACAAGCACCTCGGGACTCCCTGCAACAACTGTAAACAGCTGCCGATTGAGGGCACGTGCTACAG GTGCACCGAGTGTGTGGAATACCACTTATGCCAGGAGTGCTTCAGCAGCCGCTGCCACCCTTCCCACCCCTTCATGTTCCGAGAG AAGAGAAACCAAAGATGGAGATCAGTAGAAAAAATATCAGATGCTGTAAAATATTTAGATGTTAAAAATGAGGGAGAAGCAAATAGGCcacattttcaagaaaagcaaGA TCAGTTTTACACGCCAAAACATGCTGTGAAGTCACTGCCTCTCCTGCTGATTACCAAGAACAGCAAGCTGCTGGCTCCCGGGTACCAGTGCCGACTTTGTCTGAAGTCATTTTGTCCTGGTCAGTACACACGACTGCTACCATGTACTCACAAG TTTCACAGGAAATGTATTGACGATTGGTTATTCTACAAGGACAATTCATGCCCTATTGACAGACAAGTCATATACAACCCGCTGATCTGGAAAGGCACAGCTGCAGACAACGCCCATTCGTCAAAGCAACAAGAGCCCAATCTTTTTATTCCTGGTACTGGattagttttaaaacaaaatagaactGGAATTTTGCCTACCATCCCTCAGTGTAGTTCTAAAATTCTGACTACACCTCAAAATCCATCAGACTGCTACCAGAATTTAACAATAGATGACCTATGCTCTGTCAAATTAGACAATTCAGATTCAAAAAAATTAGGCTATGGGTCTAAAGGTAGCCACCATTTCCCCACATATtttcaagatccagccactggATCATTTGGGCAAACACCATCTCAAacatttcttccctccctttcccacaAGAGTATGACTTGTCTCACTGGAAGCCCACACACCTGTGATAGACACCGCACCAGTCAgagtcagaagacaaccagagGTTCTGAACACATGAAATACAGTGCGAGGAAATGTCTCGGTACTAAggcaagaaaagagaggagatCAAGTTCCTTCCCTGCAGAGGACTTGAATTTCACTATCAACTGGGGTATGACCAATCTCACCTTGTCTAACAGGCACAATAATTCCAGGAGGAGAGTGAGACGGAAGTGGAGCCGCCCACCCAGACTAGCTGCCTATCCCCCATTGCAAACACAAACTGCTGCTGTGTCTTTAATAATGGAGGGGATTCAGTTATGA